A stretch of the Dyella telluris genome encodes the following:
- the rhtC gene encoding threonine export protein RhtC, translated as MSLFLTIALVQLVALMSPGPDFFFVSQTAVSRTRRQAMFGVIGITLGVMIWSALALAGLQLVLQRLAWLERLISVAGGLYLAWMGLKMLRGAMKAPAVAGEPRQVLQQSDGATLRAGLLTNLSNPKVVIYFGSVFSAFLGDRVDASTRWGLWALVNVETLLWFTLVAGVFALPAMRRGYLRLSRWIDGLAGAVFVAFGLHLIFAKRGI; from the coding sequence GTGAGCCTGTTCCTGACCATCGCCCTGGTCCAGCTGGTCGCTCTCATGAGCCCCGGTCCGGACTTCTTCTTCGTGTCGCAGACTGCAGTGAGTCGCACGCGTCGCCAGGCCATGTTCGGCGTCATCGGCATCACGCTGGGCGTCATGATCTGGTCGGCGCTGGCACTGGCCGGGCTTCAGCTGGTGCTGCAGCGGCTGGCTTGGCTGGAGCGCCTGATCTCCGTTGCCGGTGGCCTGTATCTGGCCTGGATGGGCCTGAAGATGCTGCGCGGTGCGATGAAGGCGCCGGCGGTGGCGGGCGAGCCCAGGCAGGTGCTGCAGCAGAGCGACGGGGCGACGCTGCGCGCCGGCCTGCTGACCAATCTGTCCAATCCCAAGGTGGTGATCTACTTCGGCAGCGTGTTTTCCGCCTTTCTTGGCGACCGCGTGGATGCCTCCACGCGTTGGGGCCTGTGGGCGCTGGTGAATGTGGAAACGCTGCTGTGGTTCACCCTGGTGGCCGGCGTGTTCGCCTTGCCGGCGATGCGTCGCGGATATCTCAGACTGTCGCGCTGGATCGACGGCCTGGCTGGCGCCGTGTTCGTGGCGTTCGGCTTGCACCTGATCTTCGCGAAACGCGGCATCTGA
- a CDS encoding FAD-binding oxidoreductase, translated as MNLPAALLDTLSQQFPGDAMATGMAERLAYAYDNSRRNALPDAVVFPTTHEQTEALVQACRAHRVPVIGRGRGTNTTGATVPVDGGVVVSFERMNRILRIDPDNRLAVVEPGVLNGDLQQALKHHGFFWPPDPSSSPWCSIGGNLACNSAGPRTVKYGSPRENTLGLRAVAGTGEGFRCGTYTSKGATGYDLTRLLIGSEGTLALITEATLKLTPKPSALRTLRATYRDVSAAARAVARIMAQPVTPCALEFIDDVALKLARDYGGDGVPLAGAMLMIEVDGEPETLPSAVDAVSRAARGDGLEDLRVAETAKETEALWSARKALSPAQRTISPNKINEDVVVPVSHLPELVDGIKQLAKKHDVLIVSFGHAGNGNLHVNLLPRDEAERERSHACLAEIFALVISLEGTLSGEHGIGLVKKEFMPLALQASTLHLMRNVKAAFDPEGILNPGKLLP; from the coding sequence ATGAATCTTCCCGCTGCCCTGCTCGACACCCTGAGCCAACAGTTCCCCGGCGACGCGATGGCCACGGGCATGGCCGAACGCCTTGCCTATGCCTACGACAACTCACGCCGCAACGCGCTGCCGGATGCCGTGGTGTTTCCCACCACGCATGAGCAGACCGAGGCACTGGTGCAGGCGTGTCGCGCGCATCGCGTGCCGGTGATCGGCCGCGGCCGCGGCACCAACACCACCGGCGCCACGGTGCCGGTGGACGGCGGCGTGGTGGTGAGCTTCGAGCGCATGAACCGCATCCTGCGCATCGATCCGGACAATCGCCTCGCCGTGGTCGAGCCCGGCGTGCTCAATGGCGATCTGCAGCAGGCACTCAAACACCATGGCTTTTTCTGGCCACCGGACCCGTCGTCGTCGCCCTGGTGCAGCATTGGTGGCAACCTGGCCTGCAACTCGGCCGGCCCGCGCACGGTGAAGTACGGCAGTCCCCGCGAAAACACGCTGGGCCTGCGCGCCGTCGCCGGTACGGGCGAAGGTTTCCGCTGCGGCACCTACACCAGCAAGGGCGCCACCGGTTATGACCTCACGCGCCTGCTGATCGGCTCGGAAGGCACGCTGGCCCTGATCACCGAGGCCACCCTCAAACTCACGCCCAAGCCCTCGGCCCTGCGTACCCTTCGTGCGACGTATCGCGATGTATCCGCGGCCGCCCGCGCGGTGGCGCGCATCATGGCGCAGCCGGTCACGCCCTGCGCGCTGGAGTTCATCGACGACGTCGCGCTGAAGCTGGCCCGCGACTACGGTGGCGATGGCGTGCCGCTGGCCGGCGCCATGCTGATGATCGAAGTGGATGGCGAGCCGGAAACCCTGCCCAGCGCCGTGGATGCCGTATCGCGTGCCGCACGCGGCGACGGCCTCGAAGACCTGCGCGTGGCAGAAACCGCGAAGGAAACCGAAGCCCTGTGGTCCGCACGCAAGGCGCTGTCACCCGCCCAGCGCACCATCTCGCCGAACAAGATCAACGAGGACGTGGTGGTGCCCGTCAGCCATCTGCCGGAGCTGGTGGATGGCATCAAACAGCTGGCGAAGAAGCACGATGTGCTGATCGTGAGCTTCGGTCACGCCGGCAACGGCAACCTGCACGTGAACCTGCTGCCGCGCGACGAGGCAGAACGCGAACGCTCGCATGCCTGCCTCGCCGAGATATTCGCGCTGGTGATTTCGCTGGAAGGCACGCTTTCCGGCGAGCACGGCATCGGGCTGGTGAAAAAGGAATTCATGCCGCTTGCGCTGCAGGCATCCACGCTGCATCTGATGCGCAACGTGAAGGCGGCATTCGACCCGGAAGGCATCCTCAACCCGGGCAAATTGCTGCCCTGA
- a CDS encoding alpha/beta hydrolase produces MLRALIKIGKWTSIIVLVFLVSLLGIRAWDSQQGDPLAPWQTFVPDELTPSQLDATDWAGYLAAEQRAFDEVKTEVTDKLEPSQRVPSNRYFAEASMYPGHFKHDWNRSYVLEPAGKPVGAVVLIHGLTDSPYSLRDIAELYREHGFVAIGLRVPGHGTVPGSLTQVGWPDWLAATRLAMREARRRVGPDAPIHMVGYSNGGALSVKYTLDACEHNELTMPTRLVLLSPMIGVTTFARFAGLAGLPAMLPRFAKAAWLDLLPEYNPYKYNSFPVNAARQSYLLTDAIHSQILRMARDKQLGRLPPILTFQSVVDDTVSASAVMRTLYANLPANNSEVVLFDVNRNHRFDSLLKPASLTALSRMLPPGPQAYRTTVIGNVAVNDDHTVARSTDAGQTTSTAAPLPILYPDNIFSLSHIALPFPPNDPLYGTEPDSSENFGIHLGTAAPRGERGALVLNLDAVLRISSNPFYPYERQRIEALLPAAPPPSRVDAPIAHIAN; encoded by the coding sequence ATGCTTCGCGCACTGATCAAGATCGGCAAATGGACGTCCATCATCGTGCTGGTGTTCCTGGTGTCCCTGCTGGGCATCCGCGCCTGGGATTCGCAACAAGGCGATCCACTGGCGCCCTGGCAGACCTTCGTTCCCGATGAACTCACACCCTCTCAACTCGACGCCACTGACTGGGCGGGCTACCTCGCTGCGGAGCAACGCGCGTTCGACGAGGTGAAGACCGAGGTCACCGACAAGCTGGAGCCTTCGCAGCGCGTGCCCAGCAACCGGTACTTCGCCGAAGCATCGATGTATCCCGGGCATTTCAAGCACGACTGGAATCGCTCGTATGTGCTGGAACCCGCTGGCAAGCCGGTGGGCGCCGTGGTGCTTATCCACGGCCTCACCGACTCGCCGTACAGCTTGCGTGACATCGCCGAGCTGTATCGCGAACACGGCTTCGTGGCCATTGGCCTGCGCGTGCCCGGGCATGGCACGGTGCCCGGCTCACTCACCCAGGTCGGCTGGCCCGACTGGCTTGCCGCAACCCGCCTGGCCATGCGCGAGGCACGCCGTCGCGTGGGGCCGGATGCGCCCATCCACATGGTCGGGTATTCCAATGGCGGTGCGCTGTCGGTGAAGTACACGCTGGATGCCTGCGAGCACAACGAGCTGACCATGCCGACCCGGCTCGTGCTGCTGTCGCCGATGATCGGCGTCACCACCTTTGCACGTTTCGCCGGGCTGGCCGGCCTGCCGGCCATGCTGCCGCGCTTTGCCAAGGCCGCATGGCTGGATCTGCTGCCCGAGTACAACCCGTACAAGTACAACTCGTTCCCGGTGAACGCGGCGCGGCAGTCTTACCTGCTGACCGACGCGATTCACAGCCAGATCCTGCGCATGGCACGCGACAAGCAACTGGGGCGCCTGCCGCCCATCCTCACCTTCCAGTCCGTGGTGGACGATACGGTGAGCGCATCCGCCGTGATGCGCACGCTCTACGCCAATCTGCCGGCCAACAACAGCGAAGTGGTGCTGTTCGACGTCAACCGCAACCATCGCTTTGACAGCCTGCTGAAGCCGGCCTCGCTGACGGCACTCAGCCGGATGCTTCCCCCTGGCCCGCAGGCCTATCGCACCACGGTGATCGGCAACGTCGCGGTGAACGACGACCACACCGTCGCCCGCAGCACGGATGCCGGCCAGACGACGAGCACTGCTGCGCCACTGCCTATCCTTTATCCGGACAACATCTTTTCGCTGTCGCATATCGCCCTGCCGTTTCCACCCAACGACCCGCTGTATGGCACGGAGCCGGACAGCTCGGAGAACTTCGGCATCCATCTGGGCACGGCGGCACCACGTGGTGAACGCGGCGCGCTCGTCCTGAACCTGGATGCGGTGCTTCGGATCAGTTCCAACCCGTTCTATCCCTATGAGCGCCAGCGCATCGAGGCCCTGCTTCCCGCCGCGCCGCCGCCTTCACGGGTCGACGCGCCGATCGCGCATATCGCGAACTAG
- a CDS encoding YraN family protein, producing MRAAGAAFEQRACAELQRAGFALLDRNYTTRYGELDLVMLEAGTVVFVEVRHRRYASHGGAAVSVTASKQARLVAAAELWLAAHPKHARLPCRFDVVSYDGPGDSALMHHWRGAFEAC from the coding sequence ATGCGCGCCGCTGGCGCCGCCTTCGAGCAACGCGCCTGCGCGGAACTCCAGCGCGCAGGCTTTGCATTGCTGGATCGCAACTACACCACGCGTTACGGCGAACTCGACCTGGTCATGCTGGAAGCCGGCACCGTGGTGTTCGTGGAAGTGCGACATCGCCGGTACGCCAGCCACGGCGGCGCCGCCGTTTCCGTCACGGCCAGCAAGCAGGCACGCCTGGTTGCCGCCGCGGAGCTGTGGCTTGCAGCCCATCCGAAGCACGCACGCCTGCCCTGCCGTTTTGATGTGGTCAGTTACGACGGTCCCGGCGACAGCGCACTCATGCATCACTGGCGCGGCGCCTTCGAGGCCTGCTGA
- a CDS encoding penicillin-binding protein activator — MRFSRAAGVALLISLALAGCVPPEAQKSPAEMAASQQADTLAQQGKFDDAAQAYLALAQTGSNRDHYQLLAAEAYRQEGQLDRAAPLLDGIRRQRLTGDEPSRLDLLQAEWALKQHNPQRALQLTTQPSISVPAALQVRLLELRSQSMEQTGDLWGAARSRVEMDGQLTGLDQAQNRKQVVTLLSKLGVDPLKQRAAAMQPGDRMLPWVNEALSQLGVAVARPAPALEQEVGTMIPGEGANVREGFKMPAHIALLLPTSGNLAAAGTAIREGFFAAYADSARNHTPRPPVRVYDSNGTSAGAVKAYQQAVTDGAQLIIGPLTRGEVSALFSLSDLPVPLLALNHPDDKSLPANGVSEFGLLPETEGAQAADHMAEAGITSAFVIVSSDDFAQRAAKSFKAELEARGGKVSGTGNLSGSGVNFATTITSLGMPTDSSTPPGTPNTTGLFISMRPQQARLLLPQLKLARVNLPVYGTSHIYAGTDDASANRDLEGVEFCDSPWLFDVQPGLPNHADIASQLPAARGTSARLFAFGMDAWNLAPYLDWLRAHPGSYLPGASGQLTSDQFGRIRRVLVWAKFQDGLARPINGSLQMDTAPALAPPADGNGSPQLQTEQPTTH; from the coding sequence ATGCGCTTTAGTCGCGCCGCAGGCGTTGCCCTGCTGATTTCGCTTGCACTCGCCGGCTGCGTACCGCCGGAAGCGCAAAAGTCGCCCGCCGAAATGGCGGCGAGCCAGCAGGCCGATACCCTGGCCCAGCAGGGCAAGTTCGACGACGCGGCGCAGGCCTATCTCGCGCTGGCCCAGACAGGCAGCAATCGCGACCATTACCAGCTGCTGGCCGCCGAGGCCTATCGTCAGGAAGGCCAGCTCGATCGCGCAGCGCCGCTGCTCGACGGCATTCGCCGGCAGCGCCTCACTGGCGACGAACCCTCGCGACTGGATCTGCTGCAGGCCGAATGGGCCCTCAAGCAGCACAATCCGCAACGCGCGCTACAGCTCACCACCCAGCCCAGCATCAGCGTGCCTGCCGCGCTTCAGGTGCGCCTGCTGGAGCTCCGTTCGCAGTCGATGGAGCAGACCGGCGACCTGTGGGGCGCCGCACGTTCGCGCGTGGAGATGGATGGTCAGCTCACCGGACTGGACCAGGCGCAGAACCGCAAGCAAGTGGTCACCCTGCTGAGCAAGCTGGGCGTCGATCCGCTGAAGCAGCGCGCCGCCGCCATGCAGCCGGGCGATCGCATGCTGCCCTGGGTCAACGAGGCGCTGAGCCAGCTCGGCGTTGCCGTGGCCCGCCCCGCGCCTGCGCTGGAGCAGGAAGTGGGCACCATGATTCCCGGCGAGGGTGCCAATGTCCGCGAAGGCTTCAAGATGCCTGCGCACATCGCCCTGCTGCTGCCGACCAGCGGCAACCTGGCCGCCGCCGGCACGGCCATTCGCGAAGGCTTCTTCGCCGCGTATGCCGATTCCGCACGCAACCACACCCCGCGCCCGCCCGTGCGCGTGTATGACAGCAACGGCACCAGCGCGGGCGCCGTGAAGGCCTACCAGCAGGCCGTGACCGACGGCGCCCAGCTCATCATTGGGCCGCTGACGCGCGGCGAAGTCTCCGCGCTGTTCAGCCTGTCGGATCTGCCCGTACCGCTGCTCGCGCTCAATCACCCGGACGACAAGAGCCTGCCCGCCAACGGCGTCAGCGAATTCGGCCTGCTGCCCGAAACCGAAGGCGCGCAGGCGGCCGACCACATGGCGGAAGCCGGCATCACCAGCGCGTTCGTCATCGTGAGCAGCGACGACTTCGCGCAACGTGCAGCCAAGTCGTTCAAGGCGGAACTGGAAGCGCGTGGCGGCAAGGTGTCCGGCACGGGCAACCTCAGCGGCAGCGGCGTCAACTTCGCCACCACCATCACCAGCCTCGGCATGCCGACGGACAGCAGCACACCGCCGGGTACGCCCAACACCACCGGCCTGTTCATCAGCATGCGTCCGCAGCAGGCTCGCCTGTTGCTGCCGCAACTGAAGCTCGCGCGCGTCAACCTGCCGGTGTACGGCACCTCTCATATTTATGCAGGCACCGACGACGCCAGCGCCAACCGCGATCTGGAAGGCGTGGAGTTCTGCGACTCGCCGTGGCTGTTCGACGTGCAGCCGGGCCTGCCCAACCACGCCGATATCGCCTCGCAGCTGCCGGCGGCACGTGGCACCTCGGCGCGTCTCTTTGCCTTCGGCATGGACGCATGGAATCTCGCACCATACCTCGACTGGCTGCGCGCCCATCCGGGCAGTTACCTGCCGGGCGCCAGCGGCCAGCTGACCTCCGACCAGTTCGGCCGCATCCGCCGCGTGCTGGTGTGGGCAAAGTTCCAGGATGGTCTCGCACGCCCGATCAACGGCAGCCTGCAGATGGATACCGCCCCGGCCCTGGCGCCGCCGGCGGATGGCAACGGCTCGCCGCAGCTGCAGACCGAACAGCCCACGACCCACTGA